The Burkholderia mayonis DNA window GCCGCCGCGCGGGGTAGCGCGCCGGGCGGATCGGCTAGAATGACCCCTTCCGGAATTTTTCGCGCGCGCGTCGCGCGGGCCTTGCCGTGCGAGGCGCCCGGGTCGGCAGCCCGCGCGCGCATCGTACCGCTTTCCTTCATCAACCTTCATCAGTCCCATGAGCCAAGTAAAGCGTCTTACCGACCTGATCGCCGAAGGCAAGCTCTCCGGCAAACGTGTGTTCATCCGCGCCGATCTGAACGTGCCGCAGGACGATCACGGCAACATCACCGAAGACACGCGCATCCGCGCGTCGGTGCCCGCGATCCAGGCGGCGCTCGACGCGGGCGCGGCCGTGATGGTCACGTCGCACCTTGGCCGCCCGACGGAAGGCGAGTTCAAGCCCGAGGATTCGCTCGCGCCCGTCGCGAAGCGACTGGCCGAGCTGCTCGGCCGCGATGTGCCGCTCGTCGCGCACTGGGTCGAGAACGGCGTTTCGGTCGCGCCGGGCCAGGTCGCGCTGCTCGAGAACTGCCGCGTGAACAAGGGCGAGAAGAAGAATTCGGACGAGCTTGCGCAGAAGATGGCGAAGCTCTGCGACGTCTACGTGAACGACGCATTCGGCACCGCGCACCGCGCGGAAGCCACGACGCACGGCATCGCGAAGTACGCGCCCATCGCATGCGCGGGCCCGCTGCTGGCGGCCGAGCTCGACGCGCTCGGCAAGGCGCTCGGCAACCCGAAGCGCCCGCTCGTCGCGATCGTCGCCGGCTCGAAGGTGTCGACGAAGCTGACGATCCTCAAGTCGCTCGCGGCGAAGGTCGATCAACTGATCGTCGGCGGCGGCATCGCGAACACGTTCATGCTCGCGGCCGGCCTGTCGATCGGCAAGTCGCTCGCGGAAGCCGATCTCGTCGACGAGGCGAAGGCGATCATCGACGAAGCCCGCAAGCTCGGCGCGTCGGTGCCGATCCCGACCGACGTCGTCGTCGCGAAGGAATTCTCGCCGACGGCCGCGGCCACCGTGAAGAGCGTCGCCGATATCGAAGCCGACGACATGATCCTCGACATCGGGCCGGAAACCGCGAAGGCGCTCGCCGGCCAGCTCGAGAAGGCGGGGACGATCGTCTGGAACGGCCCGGTCGGCGTGTTCGAATTCGACCAGTTCGGCCACGGCACGAAGACGCTTGCCGACGCGATCGCGAACTCGGCCGCGTTCTCGATCGCAGGCGGCGGCGACACGCTCGCCGCGATCGCGAAGTACGGGATTCACGACAAGGTCAGCTATACCTCGACGGGCGGCGGCGCGTTCCTCGAATTCCTCGAGGGCAAGAAGCTGCCCGCCGTCGAAGTGCTCGAAACGCGCGCGTAAGCGCATGACGCGGCGCGCGTCGCATCCGCTTCGCGCGCGGCATGAAGTACGAAGCGCGGCCGGCCATGCCGGCCGCCCGCGCGACGGCGGCGGGGCATGCGGATTGCGCCCGGCGCTGCAGCGGTGGCAGTCGGCCGCTCGCGCGGCGGGCCGCGTGAGCGGCCCCGCCGAACCCGATACGACGACGCGGCGCCGGCTGCCCATGCCGGCGTCCGCGGACAAAGCGACGCCGGGCGCAGCATGCACCGGCGCGCGTTCCGGAGCGGCGGCGGCTGGGCCGCGCGGCTTTCGGCTCTCGCGGCGGTACATCCAGCGCTTTCACTCAGTCAAACGAGGAGATTCATGCATCGCGCCACCAAGATAGTCGCCACGATCGGTCCGGCATCCAGCTCGCCGGAGGTCCTGTTGCAGATGATGCACGCGGGTCTCGACGTCGTGCGGCTCAATTTCTCGCATGGCACCGCCGACGATCACCGCGAACGCGCCGAGCTGGTCCGCGAGGCCGCGCGGCGGGTCGGCCGGGAAATCGCGATCATGGCGGACCTACAGGGACCGAAGATCCGCGTCGGCAAGTTCGAGGCGGGCAAGACGACGCTCGCGCCCGGCCAGCCGTTCATCCTCGACGCGACGTGCGAGCTCGGCAACGACGAGCGGGTCGGCCTCGACTACAAGGATCTGCCGCGCGACCTGAAGCCGGGCGACGTGCTGCTCCTGAACGACGGCCTCATCGTGCTGAAGGTCGACCGCGTGCTCGGCGACGAGATCCACACGACAGTCAAGGTGGGCGGCGATCTGTCGAACAACAAGGGGATCAACCGGCAGGGCGGCGGGCTGTCGGCGCCCGCGCTGACTGCGAAGGACATGGAGGACATCCGCACCGCGATGTCGCTCGGCGCGGATCTCGTCGCCGTGTCGTTCCCGAAGAACGCGACCGACATGGAGATGGCGCGCCAGCTCGCGAACATCGCGGGCGCGCCTTACGGCATCAAGCCGAAGATGATCGCGAAGATCGAGCGCGCGGAGGCGATTCCGGCGCTGCAGGAGATCCTCGACGCGTCGGACGGCATCATGGTCGCGCGCGGCGACCTGGCCGTCGAGGTCGGCAACGCGGCCGTGCCCGCCCTGCAGAAGCGGATGATCCGGATGGCGCGCGAATCGAACAAGCTCGTGATCACCGCGACGCAGATGATGGAGTCGATGATCCACGCGCCCGTGCCGACCCGCGCGGAGGTGTCGGACGTCGCGAACGCGGTGCTCGACGGCACCGACGCGGTGATGCTGTCCGCCGAGACCGCGACGGGCAAGTACCCGGCCGTCACGATCGAGGCGATGGCGGCTGTCTGCGTCGAGGCGGAGAAGTCCGAGCACGTCGAGCTCGACAAGGATTTCCTCGACCGCACGTTTACGCGGATCGACCAGTCGATCGCGATGGGCGCGCTCTTCACCGCGTACCACCTGGGCGCGAAGGCGATCGTCGCGCTGACCGAATCGGGCGCGACGGCGCTCTGGATGTCGCGCCACTACACGCACGTGCCGATCTTCGCGCTGACGCCGCGGGTCGGCAGCGAGCGCGCGATGGCCCTCTTTCGCAACGTGACCCCGCTGCACGTCGACTTCGACAGCGATCGCGATTCCGCGCTGCAGCAGGCGCTCGAGCTGATCGTGCGGCACGGCTACGTCGCGCACGGCGACATGGTCGTGCTGACGGTCGGCGAGCCGATGGGGCAGGCGGGCGGCACGAACACGCTGAAGATCGTGCGCGTCGGCGAGCATTACTGATACCGAGCCGGCTGCGGGACGCCCGCCGGGCATGCCGCTTGCGCCTGGAACGAGCCGCGTGGGGTCGGATGCCCCCGCGGCTTTTTGCTTGAAAGCGGTCTGAAAGACGTAACAAATTGCCAGCGAATCCGCCATTTGGTCTGAATCGGGGGCGCTTCGCGATAAAATGCGGCTATTCGACGCTCGGCCGCGCCGGTTCTCCCGTCTTCCGTCGGGGCGGGCCGTAAGACGCCGCGTAGGGTGCAAGGTTTTCATTCAAGGAGTACCACAATGCCTCTCGTATCAATGCGTCAACTGCTGGATCACGCGGCGGAAAACGGCTACGGCCTGCCCGCATTCAACGTGAACAACCTGGAGCAGGTGCAGGCGATCATGGCGGCCGCCGACGAAGTCGGCGCGCCCGTGATCATGCAGGCGTCGGCGGGCGCCCGGAAGTACGCGGGCGAGCCGTTCCTGCGCCACCTGATCGAAGCGGCGGTCGAGTCGTACCCGCACATTCCCGTCGTGATGCACCAGGACCACGGCCAGTCGCCGGCGGTGTGTCTGACTGCGATCCGCAGCGGCTTCACGAGCGTGATGATGGACGGCTCGCTGCAGGCCGACGGCAAGACGGTCGCATCGTACGAATACAACGTCGACGTGTCGAAGAAGGTCGTCGAGATGGCGCACTCGATCGGCGTGACGGTCGAGGCCGAGCTCGGCGTGCTCGGTTCGCTCGAGACGATGAAGGGCGACAAGGAAGACGGCCACGGCGCGGAAGGCACGATGACCCGCGAGCAATTGCTGACGGATCCCGAGCAGGCTGCCGACTTCGTCAAGCTCACGCAGTGCGACGCGCTCGCGATCGCGATCGGCACGTCGCACGGCGCGTACAAGTTCACGAAGAAGCCGACGGGCGACATCCTGTCGATCCAGCGGATCAAGGAAATCCACGCGCGCATCCCGAACACGCACCTCGTGATGCACGGTTCGTCGTCGGTGCCGCAGGACCTGCTCGCGGAAATCCGCGAGTTCGGCGGCGACATGAAGGAAACCTACGGCGTGCCCGTCGAGGAGATCCAGGAAGGCATCAAGCACGGCGTGCGCAAGGTCAACATCGACACCGACCTGCGTCTCGCGATCACGGGCGCGATCCGCCGCTACATGTTCGAGAATCCGGGCAAGTTCGACCCGCGCGATTACCTGAAGCCCGCGCGCGAAGCGGCGAAGAAGATCTGCGTCGCGCGCTATCTGGCGTTCGGCTGCGAAGGCCAGGCGGCGAAGATCAAGCCGGTTGCGCTCGACAAGATGGCCGAGAAGTACAAGGCCGGCGACCTCGCGCAAGTGGTGCGTTAAATGGTGCTGCGCGGCCGGACGGAAGAGGGCGCCGCCCTTCGCCGTCCGGCCGCGGGCAGGTTGCAAGACCGCCGTTCCCGCGTGCCGACGGGAACGGCGTTTCCCTTTTTGTTTGGCTCTTAATTCTGCGAAAAGACGATGTCTACCCTTTACGAATCCACGCTGCGCTCGCTGCCGCTCCTCGGTCGCGGCAAGGTCCGCGACAACTACGCGGTCGGCAACGACAAGCTCCTGATCGTCACGACCGATCGCCTGTCGGCGTTCGACGTCATCATGGGCGAGCCGATTCCGAACAAGGGGCGCGTCCTGAATCAGATGGCGAACTTCTGGTTCGACAAGCTCGCGCACATCGTCCCGAACCACCTGACGGGCGTCGCGCCGGAGACGGTCGTCGCGGCTGACGAGGTCGAGCAGGTGAAGGGGCGCGGCGTCGTCGTCAAGCGTCTCGAGCCGATCCTCGTCGAGGCGGTCGTGCGCGGCTATCTCGCGGGCAGCGGCTGGAAAGACTACCAGGCGACGGGCAAGGTGTGCGGCGTCGAGCTGCCGGCCGGCCTCTCGAACGCGCAGAAGCTCCCCGAGCCGATCTTCACGCCCGCGGCCAAGGCGG harbors:
- a CDS encoding phosphoglycerate kinase — translated: MSQVKRLTDLIAEGKLSGKRVFIRADLNVPQDDHGNITEDTRIRASVPAIQAALDAGAAVMVTSHLGRPTEGEFKPEDSLAPVAKRLAELLGRDVPLVAHWVENGVSVAPGQVALLENCRVNKGEKKNSDELAQKMAKLCDVYVNDAFGTAHRAEATTHGIAKYAPIACAGPLLAAELDALGKALGNPKRPLVAIVAGSKVSTKLTILKSLAAKVDQLIVGGGIANTFMLAAGLSIGKSLAEADLVDEAKAIIDEARKLGASVPIPTDVVVAKEFSPTAAATVKSVADIEADDMILDIGPETAKALAGQLEKAGTIVWNGPVGVFEFDQFGHGTKTLADAIANSAAFSIAGGGDTLAAIAKYGIHDKVSYTSTGGGAFLEFLEGKKLPAVEVLETRA
- the pyk gene encoding pyruvate kinase produces the protein MHRATKIVATIGPASSSPEVLLQMMHAGLDVVRLNFSHGTADDHRERAELVREAARRVGREIAIMADLQGPKIRVGKFEAGKTTLAPGQPFILDATCELGNDERVGLDYKDLPRDLKPGDVLLLNDGLIVLKVDRVLGDEIHTTVKVGGDLSNNKGINRQGGGLSAPALTAKDMEDIRTAMSLGADLVAVSFPKNATDMEMARQLANIAGAPYGIKPKMIAKIERAEAIPALQEILDASDGIMVARGDLAVEVGNAAVPALQKRMIRMARESNKLVITATQMMESMIHAPVPTRAEVSDVANAVLDGTDAVMLSAETATGKYPAVTIEAMAAVCVEAEKSEHVELDKDFLDRTFTRIDQSIAMGALFTAYHLGAKAIVALTESGATALWMSRHYTHVPIFALTPRVGSERAMALFRNVTPLHVDFDSDRDSALQQALELIVRHGYVAHGDMVVLTVGEPMGQAGGTNTLKIVRVGEHY
- a CDS encoding phosphoribosylaminoimidazolesuccinocarboxamide synthase, with protein sequence MSTLYESTLRSLPLLGRGKVRDNYAVGNDKLLIVTTDRLSAFDVIMGEPIPNKGRVLNQMANFWFDKLAHIVPNHLTGVAPETVVAADEVEQVKGRGVVVKRLEPILVEAVVRGYLAGSGWKDYQATGKVCGVELPAGLSNAQKLPEPIFTPAAKAEMGHHDENISFEETERRIGTELAATIRDISIKLYKEAADYAATRGIIIADTKFEFGLDGHGKLFLMDEALTADSSRFWPADEYQVGTNPPSFDKQFVRDWLEAQDWNKEPPAPKLPDDVIAKTSAKYQEALERITGKTLD
- the fba gene encoding class II fructose-bisphosphate aldolase (catalyzes the reversible aldol condensation of dihydroxyacetonephosphate and glyceraldehyde 3-phosphate in the Calvin cycle, glycolysis, and/or gluconeogenesis), yielding MPLVSMRQLLDHAAENGYGLPAFNVNNLEQVQAIMAAADEVGAPVIMQASAGARKYAGEPFLRHLIEAAVESYPHIPVVMHQDHGQSPAVCLTAIRSGFTSVMMDGSLQADGKTVASYEYNVDVSKKVVEMAHSIGVTVEAELGVLGSLETMKGDKEDGHGAEGTMTREQLLTDPEQAADFVKLTQCDALAIAIGTSHGAYKFTKKPTGDILSIQRIKEIHARIPNTHLVMHGSSSVPQDLLAEIREFGGDMKETYGVPVEEIQEGIKHGVRKVNIDTDLRLAITGAIRRYMFENPGKFDPRDYLKPAREAAKKICVARYLAFGCEGQAAKIKPVALDKMAEKYKAGDLAQVVR